TTAAGTTAAAAATATGTGTGTGACTTTGTTTGCAGGCGCTGTTTacaggaaccttggtggtatagtgggagattttatatatatatatatatatagctgctaacctcgaggtcagcagttctttttttttttaaacaaaaagttTATTTAAATTACAGGacacttgacttgaagggaaaactatctaggcttcatttctttgagagtaatttaccccgtacttaaagacagatttccCTACATGTAACAGCTACGTACAAAAAAGTTATAAAAttgtacaatgataaatgaaaaacattacAATTCTCCAACTGAACAAggtatgcaaggatttttttttctgtcgtTGTGTTTTTATGGtcaaacagtgagagcaaaataacttaCTGGAATCTAAAGAGAGGAGCTGAGTGAGCATGCCGCTGATGAAGAAAGGGGTGTTTTCACAGAAGCAGGATTTTCTCCATCCCATCTCCACTTGGTgtcgatcaaaacataccattggccatttagtaataataataataataataaacaaaggGGAAATGCAGTATGCTTGTGCACATGCTCCCGTTACTTGATGTGCAGTAAAGGAgtggggaaggggaaatgaaagaaacagaaaaggatACTGTCGGCAGGAGGAGGTGGAACCAAACCGTGGTTTTCTAATAGAGAATGGGTTCTCTGTCGGTAGGAAGAGAATGCTgggggaaaggagcaggctccctcttAGAAGACGCctcttgtctgctgctggaacacacccATCATATCTTCATCCTCCACATCCAatggtgcaggtgtgtctgttccaTTGATTGGCTGTCCACCAAATCGGAATCTGATCtgcctcattgacaaaccctgtcgtTCACAATAGGCTTTCATTAGTTTACTAAGTGGTGTATGCCTCTTAACTTTAAATTGCACCCCAGAATCACCCTGCTCCTCCACTTTCAAGTTCATATGAtacttgttctcagtcttgactccttccTTGGGTTTTTCCTCAGCTGTAGTGAGCCGTAGCAAGCGCCTAAGTCTCCTCAGCTGCCACTTCACAAAAGGGGCACCAGGTCCACACCACAGGAGCACAAAGGCAGCTCCAGGAGCAGCAGAAGAAGGAGGCGGcagtccaggtcagcagttctaaaccatctgctctgtgggagaaagatgaggctttctactcccgtaaaggtttaaccaaaaaccaaattcactgccctatAGTGgttgctgattcacagtgaccctacccaGTAAGATAGGGCACAACTGCTGCTGTGAGCTGCCCAGACTGTAACTGATTATcggagtaaaaagtctcatctttgtctcaAGGGGCGGCTGGcgattcaaactactaaccttgcggATCTAGCCCAATGCGGAACCACTATGCAACTGGGGCTCcttccccataaagatttacaagcttGGACATCCACAAGGCCAGTTttatggggtcactttgagtaggaattgactgggtggcaatgagtttggtttgggggtttggatTTTGTTTGCACTGTGCCAGTGTTGATGTGGAGTTTCCCTACCTGTTTGACCAGAACTTTGGGGCAGCAAAATAAAAACAGCATCCGCTGCCAAACGCAGTTGGTACAAACTGTTCAGTGGGCCCACAATGCATCCCTCCCCTAGGTCACTCCCCTTGGGGAAGCTGCATTCCGGGCTTTCAACCACCAGGTTTTCTCACAGACTGCCTATCACCTAGGGGATGGTTCAGaagggttttcagtggtttatttgcAGAAATAGATTACCAGGGCCTTTAttttagtctgtcttagtctggcagTTGGCCTTGAAATCTGCCCACTATGGGCAACCCTCGCTGGCATTTGAAAGACCGGGCCAATAACTTCCAACATTGCAAATATTCCAATACAGCACACCGATTCCTGGACGGTGGTGATTTATGCTGGAAATGCACAAAGATTCTTACGTCTATAAAGGCACTCACGCTGCAGCGTTGACTGATTTTGGAAGTACGGAAACGGAGGCTGAAAGGTCTAGTATTTGGCAGGGTAGGGCAGTTATGTGGGGTCCCCGCTCAGATCAATCTGCCCCCACTAACCAACCGAGACCCTTCTCCACCGTAATACGGGTTTCAGTTGAATTCTTTGGTCAGCTTGCCCTTTTAGTGTCCGCTGGGCGCAGTCTAGACTCTCTCCCCTGGGTTTGGGGGCGCAAACTCCTCAAGGGCTCAGGATCCTTAGCGTTCGGGTGGCGATCTGGGGATGCTCCGCGCGGCTGGGGAGTCCAGAAGTTCCAGATCACCGAGGAAAGGTTTGGGAAAGGGTCTGCCCCGGGCGCGGCGCGCTCCGCCGTTAAAAGGCAGGCCACTCCGAGGGGTCCGCCGGCCACGGAGGGGAAAGGGCCGCCAGGAGGAGGAAGCCGGCGTCCGCCGCAGCCCCGCGGCCCCCAGAGCGAGCGGACGGGCGGGCGGCGCATGCGCGGCGCGGCCGCGGAGTTGTGAATGGTGCGTCTTGTTCGCTGGAGTTTGGGGCGGGCGAGCGCGCGAGGGGGCGGGGCGTGGCCCGCGGGGGCGCGaggtgggcggggcggggcccgcgggggcggggccggcgggCGCGCTaggtgggcggggcggggcccgcgggggcggggccggcgggCGCGCGAGGTGGGCGGCGAGAGgaagtggcggcggcggcggccgggggCGGCGAGAGCTGGGCTGCGCGGGCGGGAGGCAAACGGCTGAGGCGGCATTGGCGACGTGGGCTGGGCTCGAGCGGGCTGCGGCGCCTCCGACTCCCGGGAGCAGCAACCCACGCGGGCGGGCGCCTGAAACAAAGGGAAGCGGGAGCCAGCGCGCCGCGGCGGCGGGGAGCCGCTGGTCAGTCGGTCAGCGCCGAGCCGGCCAGCTGGTGTCTGTCCGCACGAGCCCCGAGTCAGTCCGGCGGGCCGGCGCGGCCTCCGGGCGGGAAGATGCCGCGCGTCGTGCCCGACCAGCGGAGCAAGTTCGAGAACGAGGAGTTCTTCAGGAAGCTGAGCCGCGAGTGTGAGGTGAGGcgaggcgggcgggcgggcggcgcggAGGCCGCGGCGCGCCCCGCGTGGGCCCGGCGCGCTCGGAGTTGGGGCGGCGCGGGCCCCGGGGCGGGCGCCCAGGGGCAATCTGGCCCGCGGACTCGGCCGGCCCTTATCGGCGGggcgcgcgggcgggcgggcgggcggcggcggcgcggattTGGCTCCTGATTTGGGCCGCCTCCTCCCTGCAGATTAAGTACACGGGCTTCAGGGACCGGCCCCACGAGGAGCGCCAGGCGCGCTTCCAGAACGCCTGCCGCGACGGCCGCTCGGAAATCGTAAGTcggcggggcgcggggcgcgcgCGGGGCACTTGTTGCGCGGGGGTCCGCCGCGGCCCGGGCGGCTCTGTGGGCCGGCGCCGCGGCTCCCGGAACTGAGCGGGCGCCGTCTCACTTCCTACTCGGGATTCAAAATGCGAAAGCAGCCACCCCTGGCGGGCCGCGTCCTAGCGCGGCGACGCGGGTTCCCGCGGCGGGTGGGGGCCGCGCCCCTGCGGGGACGGTTCTCCAGGCGGGGAGCGCGAAGCGGGGCCGCCGGGGCCGGGGGCgggaagaacccccccccccgcaccccgcAGAGGAACAAGAAGGGGACTTGGAGCTGCTGGGCGGTAGTTCGTTGCTTACAAGTTCGACTTACTGGGCAGCCCAAACGTGAAGCCATCTTTTCGCCCCACCGAGGAAAAATCAACTTTCCCATCACTTAGCTCctgtactggggggggggggcatcactCCATAAAGAACAGGCTGCCGTCCTGTCTCCCGAGTGTTAACattggggcggaggggggggtgAGAAAGAAACACCGTGGTCGTCAGACCCGAGAaaaccgcccccgcccccccgtttgctgcccccccccccccgtgctaaCCCACCCCTGACAGTGGTAGTTTGGCAGTAGATGGAATGCCTCCCCCTTTGGCGTCCCAACAAATTCCAAGTGTGCCTCTTGAGTCCTATTGGAAGTGCAAAGGAGGAGGGGGCGATGAGGCCAAAAAGTGGGTTGGAAGAAAGGAGGTTAATTATTTAAATGGGGGTTGAGGGGGAAAATAGGACTGTACAATGGAATCCTACAAAAAACttttgcagcggttctcaacctttgggtcagtgacccctttggggggttgatcgaccctttcacaggagtcgcccgattcctaacagtagcaaaatcatacttatgaaatagcagcgaaaataattggttgtgggggggtccccacaacatgaggaactgtattaaagggtcgcggccttaggaaggttgagaaccactgctctggagacAGGAGCTCTGGCCATTTGCAAAGCCAGAATGAAGTATGAAGACACAATAGACATGACTGCCGCCCACTCCTCTGTAGAGGAACAATTTGTTTTCGTTGAGATGTAATTCACATACTATACAAAAAGAGGAGGGCTTCAAAATTTTCGGGGGGAGGAGATTCCATTACTTTTCAGTTAGGTTTTTTGAAGCTCCACAGGCACTCCTTTCAAACAGGCAGTTAAGTGgttcttgaggagccctggtagtatattGGCTTCTATTTGGGGCAGCTATCCTGGAAGCCTATAGTtggaaactgccagccactcctcggaAAACTCTGAGGCTCTCATTCCAGTaaggagttacagactcagaaacgtcCGGAGGTGGTTCTGCTCTGCCCCCCACCCAGTGtcagtatgaatcagaatggactgggCAGCCATGACTTTGGTTTGGGCTTAAGGTGTTCACAAGGTTGTACCACCATCAGCATCACAGTCACTAGGGAATCCCAGAGCGAACTCACTTTgggcttttgcttttttaatgaatatttttataattaaatgaaggtttttttaaaatcattgtatgAAACGCTCTGGCACATCTGCTCTTTGAAACTTGTTGGGAAAGGAATCTTCTGTTTGTAGCCTCTTGAGCACGTATAGCTTGTGTATGACACAAATATGTAAGGCACATAATTTGAGCTGTGGCCCGGAAGCTTAGAAAAGTCAGTATTCATCCAGTCCCGTCATGGTATCAGCCTTGGCCTGGACTCCCTTTTGCATAGCTGCCTGGTATGCTTGATCAGTGGACTTTCTGGAGGTGATTGATCTCATTGTAAAAAGATGAGATAGAAAGTGCCCTTGATACAGTTTTAAATTCAGaaacctgtgggagaaagaccaggctttctactctcatggagatttgcagaaacccagaggcagttctattctgtcctatagggtcactgtatgttagaattgactcagtggcagtgaggtttctcttttggttgtgttttggggATGTTTTTCCCCCATAAGCCTAGTAATGCAGAGCTTTAGGGTGTTTTCTGTCACATCAATTTTCTGCATATAGTTATGAACTGAAAGCTTAAGTGATCACCGAATATCCAAGTGACTGTGTTACAACATTGTTATAATAGTATAGTAGTGCTAGAGGTTGTACTTGTTGTGATTTAACTTTTTTCTACACCCCCCTATCAAATTCTACAGATTTTAGTAGATTTGTTATATCTGACAGGTATTAAAGGTTAAACAAAAAAATGTGTGCAAGATTTGTACTTAGCACACGTACGTATTTTATTGAATGGTGTTATTTGCATCTGGGTAGGGAATTTCACCATTCCTTCTTTCTAGCTTCTCCCTTAATTCAGTACTCCCCACATTTAAATTATAGGATTATTAGTTCCTAGAGGGTAGAGACAtagaactctgtgtgtgtgtgcgtgtgcgtgcgcgcCGATCTATCTAGCTCCTCCATTAAGTACTTGGAGCAAATGCCTTATGCATGGTGGTATGTATTTGATTTATTGGTTGCTTAATTTAATACCCCAAATTTTCTTATGGCCAATGAACAGACTGATTTTTACTTAGACTTGGTTGTGGGAAATAGGTAGCAGAAAAGGTATTGTGTCTCTACTCTGACAGACACCATATACAgtaagaatatatatgtatattcccAACACATTTCCAGCCCTAACTACCTCCCCCTATTTTGAACAtcgtaaaatcagtgaaattaatGAAGACTTTATATTATGTGTAGATGTGAAAGAACTTAAGATCCTTGATGCTTGCCTCTCCTTAACTGTTTTTCTAAAAGCTGAAAAACCTATATTCCTTAACACAGCCTGAAGTAAAAGTCATTAGAAGGGTAGAATCTCTTAAAAGTCTTTAGAGAGGTAGAATCTATTTGGTAAGATCTGATGTATATGCTCTTACCATAGCAAAAGAGAGATAGGTCTTCAAAATAAATGATTAATGAAAGTAAAAATACCAATGCAAAGTATCCTTCATTTCCTGGAACAAAATCAGTAAAAGCTAGTTTATTTTTTAGTCCTGACATTTGAATGATAAAAGGTATAGTGAATTAGCACATAGATGTACAGTTTTTTTTAACACCCATAAAATATAGgtgggacaatgaatgtacaaatgtgctttatacaattgatgtatgtatagattgtgataagagttgtatgagcccctaataaaatgatttttttttaaaggaagaaagcaaaatataGTTGGGACAATCTGGAAATTGCACATAGagcatttttatgtttttgagCCGAATTTCTCCAACTGTTACATATGTGTAGATAATCCATacaacagtgattctcaacctgtgggtatcgacccctttggagatcgaatgaccctttcagaggggtcacccgattcataacaatagcaaaatttaaaaaaaacaatagcaaaattacagttatgaagtagcaattaaaataattttatggttctcgcagcatgaggaactgtactgaagggtcacgacattaggaatgttgagaacccacTGCATTAAAGAaagagatggggggagggggaagtgtgtgtgtttttctgtgaTCAAAAAAGTTTGGGCCCTGCTCTTCTAGAGCGATATGCCTCTGAAAGTGCAATCTTGGTGAGATAATGGGCCTAAAGTGATGAAGCAGGAACTCTCTTCTGGAGTTGGCATTCAGACAGGAGGTGAGGTAATGAAATCTGCAGACTGTCTACTTCTCACAGAGCTGTTTGGGgtaaaatgggtggggggagggggagagagagagagggagtgcgCTAGCTCGAAGCATCTTGTCACAGGGCATTCTTCCGTGAGCTGCATCTCTAGCTTATCTACCATGCCTGAAACACATAAATAACATTTACTCCATATGATTGGTTCTAAGTACCTTACAAATAACTTGTGAGGGATCGGAGGCCCAGAGAGGTTTAGCAAGTTGCCTCAGGTCCCACAGACCCGGCAGTTGCTTCTAGAGTATAGGTATTTCATTTGAACTAGTGTTGGTGGCATTTTGGTtgattcatttcatttcattgctTTTTAAACCGATGCTAAAAGGGCAGGGcaggctttttttttaaagactattaGTCTCTTAGGGTGCTAGTGTAGTCTACTCACCTGAGAAGTTTGCCACAGTCAAGGGGTTTATTTCAAAGAAACACCATCACACAAGTTGAGAGACGTAGCGGTGAGGTTGGCAGAGGTATCTACAGTGCTGATGTTTAGAATGGGCAGTGCCGTTTTTAATCTAGAGACTTTGAGCTGTAACCATCAGGGGAACTAGTTGATAGCCGAATCAAATGTGACCCCCTTGCTTTCAGATGAAGGCGCTGCCTGACACAAATGAGGCCCCAGAGTTTTACTTTTgtgaaaaaggagaaaaactTTGCCTCGTGTAAGCAAAGAAGAGTTTACATGTAGATGataaaaaatgtattttcaaaAGCCTTTTTACTCATTTATTTTAACTTGTTTCTCAGTTTCCCTCAGGCAGCAGGGcgattttctattttttaaaccaTCAGGGAAGTAAATACAGTTAAATTGCTCAAGGGCTACACTGCATGAGACTTCACTGAAATGACTTGTAGCTGGTTCTTTGGAGCTGTGTCATTCCAGTCTGACAAATAACAAATGAGCACTGCTCACTTGGGTTGGAGCTGGAGCCAGGTCTCTGGAATTTCAGTTTTAGAAAGTGCATATTTATTAATTACCCAGGGTTTGAGATGAAAGATGTGGGCACATGGAGTGTCTAGTTTGTCCCTGGAGAGAGTACCCTAAGGGCAGTTTTTAGCAGGGCGTCTAGAGGGTGCTGGGGTTTCTTTGAGCCAGATCAAGAATTAAATGGTTTCATTTGTACCCTTTCAAATTGTCAGATGCTGGAAAATACAGTCTAAATCGGAGGTTTTCCTACTTTAAAATGCAAGTTTAAATGTTTCTAGGGAGACGTTGGCAATGCGCGGTCCTAACGTCAGCAGAAATGACCTGAAAGAAAGTATTGATTCCATGTCTGATTTTATATGTCGGCAGCCAGTGGCCAGTGCCCTCAAAATGAAATCAGATGTTTGTAACTTAATACTAGGAGAAAAATGATGAGTGCATGTTTTTTACTTTTAAGTATTCTCTGTGCTGCCTGACTTAAGACATAAACTGATGTAAAAATAAATGACTGCCTGCAGAATTTATGTAATGTCCTGCTCCTGATCCTGTTTGTATTGATTTTTCTAAAAGGCTTTTGTGGCCACAGGAACCAATCTGTCTCTCCAGTTTTTTCCGGCCAGCTGGCAGGGAGAACAACGACAGACACCTAGCCGGGAGTATGTCGACTTAGAAAGAGAAGCAGGCAAGGTAGGAAATGCATCTTTGGGATCTGAAATGCTGTGGGTTGTTTCGTTAGCGATTGTCTCCGGATGTATGTCTTAATAAAGCAACTCGAGGCCTCATCACCTCGGCATATGATCGGATTCGTTTTTCTTtgttacaattttaaaaagtcattgtcAACCGTTTTTTATTACCACATCATTACTAATTTCTTATGTCAAACGTTCACTATGAACTGCTTCTTTCTCCATGTAATAGTTAAAAAAGCTTTTAATGCTTTTTAAACTACTGACTATGTTTACTAAAATGTGCGTTATTACAGTGCTGTAACAAAGACGAAATTAAGGGGAAAGTTTGTAGGCTTAAGCGTTCAGATTtagaattagaaagcaaatgatttgagaatgatgagggcaacaaatgtacagatgtgcttgatacaatgtatggatatatgggttgtgataagagttgtatgagcccccgataaaaaatgatttttttttaaaagttcatattTAGGAGAAAGCTCCAGGTGACTTTCTAAATAGAGCATATTTAATTTTGAGAAAAACGTCATCTTGGGAAGattcattttccttttgtttggaGGAGAGGCTTCTGGGAAAACATCCAATGCTTTAAGATTTTAATGTTAAAAGTTTAGGTTGAAGATAGGAAAAATATAGCTATAAATATTTAAACTAATATCTTCCATTAAACGTACTGTGTGTTTTGAGTGATGTTTTTAATGAGTAATATCTTAGAttgatcttaaaaataaaaacttctaaatttatttttcttgataATATATTCCGCAGAAACGATACCAAAcctacaatttctacatgtacaactcAATGACACTGATTGTGTGATTATAGTCCTCAAATTGTGCAACCATTCTTACCGCCTTTTTCTTAGCTGTTCCTCCCTGTGAACATAAACTCACTAGGGAACTTCAGGGCCTTATTCCGTCTCCTTGGCTCCAGAAGGTTAAGTTGGCTGATCTTTTAATGTAGTTGACTTTAAAGGGGGCTCGGGGGAGAGATCCAATTTTCCTTTGTGATTTGTTTGCATGAAGTTGGTTTTAATCAGTTTGCTGAATAACTTTTCTAAGTTTAGTCAATAATAGCGTAGACTCGCTTTAGTTGCAAAACTTAAGGATCATCTAGAATTCCTCTGAAGAAATTAAAAGATTTTTCTGATTCggctatatttatatatttttttgatTAGGCTATATTGTAAGGAAAATTTCTCTTGTATCTGTATAGTGAagagtttctttgttttcttaaatgTTATATTTCATCTTTTATGGCTGACGAACAACTAATTTTTGGAAGGAGGAGGATAGATTATCAGATTTTTTAAATTAGTAAGAGACCGCAATTAATTTGCTCTCCTGTGCATTAGCTTGTGTGTTTGGAAAATTAAAAGCAGTTGCTCTGGATTTTACTATTCACTCTTTTGTTTGTAAACAGGGAGTGCTTAACAAATGCTTAAACATGAAGCTGGTGACTAAACAATTCATAGTTTAAATCCcttagaggtgcctcagaagaaagacctggcaaaccACCAGGGCATTTCCATTTTACCAATATTGGTTTTCATACACCCACTTACCAGCATTAGCAGGTTCTGAAGGCTTGGTCATGGAGGGCTTATGAGCCTTAGAACCTGCAGGCTAACAGCTGCtaggaaggaagagaggagggTGGCTTCTGCTGCAGCTCCTGAGCCCGGAATTATCCCCATACTCTTCCTGCTGTAGAACTTGCCCCCTCCAGGGCTCTTGATAAAGGGGAGCAGCAGTAGCAACTTCTCCCACCCCTGCTTCGAATGAGCACCCCAGCTGCTCAAGAAAGGCTCCCACAAAATCTGCCCCAGTTTCCTTATTTGCAGGAAGAGCCGAAGCTCCAGCAGGTGGGGTGGAATTGGCAAGGGCTTCAGCTGTGAGCCTGACAGGGTGGCTCGGCTTGCTGGAAGCTGGACCTGAGAAGGAAACATAGGTTAATGCAAAAATAATCACATCGTTGATTTTTGTGCTATTGATATAAATGCAAGTTATGTGTTGGCTTACAGTCTGCAcggtcaacagttctaaaccacccaattgctccccaggagaaagacagggctttctactaacaaacacttacagccttggaaactcacagggacagttctaccctgccctagagggtcgccaAGAGTCAGCATCAGCTTGGTTTGGTCATAATTGTGAGACAGATAACCATATAGTCATTAAGTAAGGAGTAGGTATGCTACACTGCACTGTTTCCAGTTTTTGACTATAAAACTGCTATGAAAATTGTTTACAAGATTTCTCTAGATAAATTCCTAAGAGTGAAAATACTAGACTGTATGGTAAAGTTTAAAGAATGTCTGAAGGTAGCTGTTTCAGGAGTTCAACCTTCATGGCTCCAGGAAGTCTGGAGTCAATGGGAATTTGAAATTCTTAAGTGCATTTTCCCTTTTTGGTCAAGATTCTTCCATGGAATCTCTGAATTGTGTTAGTCcaagtaaactagagaaacaaattcatagacacactcatgtgtataagaaagagttttaaagaaaattatacattaagaaaacatcccagtccagatcaagtccataaatccgatattagaccatatgcctgataccaatctatagtcttcttcagactcacaaaacacatgcaatgatgccaaatgcaggaagatcacaggcccgtgggtgggcagtcttatggatccagtggcgtaagcatctcagtgctgacaggggtctccatgtggctccaacTCAGGGcaccagcgtagctccatgtgtcttgtcagctgcagtgtcaacccagagagtgagcatgtgtcccacctccagcaaactgtttatctccttagtgcctccaactgaggtcatctaggtataacctgattgacaggctcgactccacccttcactctgaattctcagattgacaccagattatgtaactaccacagtaatgGTAGCCGGGCATTGTCCAGTTCTTTTGGTCTTATGGCAAAGGAAGCAACTGTCCGTGGAAGCAATTGGCCACACATTTCTTTTCCTCCTGTTCCTGACTCTCTTGCTTCTGTTGCTCCTCATAGAGACTGTTTATTATGCCTTGGATGGTCACTTGTCAGGCACTAAAGACCCCAAGCACTAAATGGTGAACTTGGAAGTAGAACAGAAGTACTAAACATGTTATTAGACCAATTAACTGGGACAtgcatgaaaccatgaccctaaacctccaaaccaagaaaccaagcCTTAAAAGGTTTTTGGTTGTACACAAGCAGCTTCAgc
The sequence above is drawn from the Tenrec ecaudatus isolate mTenEca1 chromosome 18, mTenEca1.hap1, whole genome shotgun sequence genome and encodes:
- the CBFB gene encoding core-binding factor subunit beta isoform X5, which produces MPRVVPDQRSKFENEEFFRKLSRECEIKYTGFRDRPHEERQARFQNACRDGRSEIAFVATGTNLSLQFFPASWQGEQRQTPSREYVDLEREAGKVYLKAPMILNGVCVIWKGWIDLQRLDGMGCLEFDEERAQEDTLAQQAFEEARRRTREFEDRDRSHREEMEVRVSQLLAVTGKKTTRP
- the CBFB gene encoding core-binding factor subunit beta isoform X4; the encoded protein is MPRVVPDQRSKFENEEFFRKLSRECEIKYTGFRDRPHEERQARFQNACRDGRSEIAFVATGTNLSLQFFPASWQGEQRQTPSREYVDLEREAGKVYLKAPMILNGVCVIWKGWIDLQRLDGMGCLEFDEERAQQEDTLAQQAFEEARRRTREFEDRDRSHREEMEVRVSQLLAVTGKKTTRP